The Gloeobacter violaceus PCC 7421 DNA window GCATGTTCCAGCAACTCGGGGTGCCGGTGCTCGGGATCGTCGAGAACATGAGCTACTTTATTCCGCCCGACGCTCCTGAAAAAAAATACGACATCTTCAGCAGCGGCGGCGGCGAGCGCACCGCCCGCGAGCTGGGTCTGCCGCTGTTGGGCATGCTGCCTTTGGAGATGCCCGTGCGCGAAGGGGGCGACCGGGGGGTGCCCATCGCCATGGCCCGGCCCGATTCAGCCTCCGCCCAGGCCTTTCGCAAGCTCGCCCAGGTGATCGCGGGCAAAGTCTCGGTGGCGGCCCTGACCTAGGCGACGTGGCGGGTACACTGAACCCATGGACGCCCGGACGCTCTATACGCAAGACTTTTACCGCTGGACCTTCGAGCAGGCGCAGCTGGTGCGCGAGCGCCGCTGGGATGCGCTGGATGTCGAGCATGTGGCAGAGGAGTTGGAAGCTTTGGGACGCTCGGAACGGCGCGAGCTGCGTAGCCGCCTGGAGATTTTGACGGGGCATCTGCTCAAGTGGCAATTTCAGCCCGATGAGCGCTCCGACAGCTGGCTCGACACTATCCGAGAGCAACGATCCCGTATCCGCCTGCTCCTGGAAGATAGCCCCAGCTTGAAGCCGGAGCTGGACAACCTGCTGGAGCGGGCCTATTTGGACGGCTTGCGCCTGGCGCTCAAGGAGACGGGACTGGAACCCGCGCTGTTGCCGCCCGACTGCCCATACACCCTCGATCAGCTTTTTGACAGCGGCTATTTGCCCTCCGCGCGCTGACCACGACTGCGGTGCGCTTGCAGGCAGATCCAATCCACTCCAGGGAGATTGCCCCTTAATATGGGCAAGAAACATCTGGCGGTTGTACAAGCGCGATGAGTTCGAGCGATCTGTCCCAACTGGCCGGCGGAATCCCTGCAGAGCACACCCTGCCGAAGGTGGGACTGCTCACGATGTTCCGGCTCGGTTTATTTCAGATGGGTCTGGGGATCATGTCGATCCTCACCCTCGGGGTGCTCAACCGCATCTTGATCGACGTCAATCTACTCGCCATCCCGGCAACCCTCGCGGGCGGGGTGCTCGCCATGTACCAGTTCGTCGCCCCGGCGCGCGTCTGGTTCGGCCAGCGCTCGGACGCCAGACCGCTCTTCGGATACCACCGCACCGGTTATGTATGGCTTGGGGCGGCGCTGTTTTGCCTCACTTCGTATCTAGCGGTGCAGGTGATCTGGGAACTCTCAGACAGCCTGCGTGCCACGGGTTGGTCGGGGGCGACCTACGGCTGGGTGGCGCTGCTGGCGCTCGCCTTTGCCGGGTACGGGCTTTGCATCAGTTGCAGTTCGACGCCCTTCGCCGCACTGTTGGTCGATGTCTCCGACGAGGACGATCGCTCCAAGCTGGTGGGGATAGTCTGGACGATGCTGATGGTCGGGATCGTGACGGGGGCCATCACCAGCGCCAGTTTGCTTAAGGGTCTCACCGCGGAGACGCTGCGCGAGTCGATCAATTATTTGTTTACCGTCGTGCCCGCCGCCGTCTTCGGCCTGGCCCTGATGGCCCTGACCGGAGTGGAAGCCCGCTATTCGCGCTTCAGCCGCCGGACGGTAACCGTCCTGCGTGAGGACCGCATCACCCTCACTTCCGCCCTGCGCATCCTGACGGCAAGCCGCCAGACCGGGGTGTTCTTTGCCTTCTTGCTTGCCATGACCGTGAGCCTCTTTATGCAGCAGCCGATACTCGAACCCTACGGCGGCGAGGTCTTCGGCATGAGCGTCGCCGAGAGCACCCGGCTCAATGCCTTCTGGGGAACCGGCACCCTGGTGGGCATTCCACTTGCAGGATTTTTGATTGTGCCGCGGCTGGGCAAAAAGCGCACCGCCCGCCTCGGCTGCCTGCTGGTGGGAGCCTGCTTCGGGCTGGTCATCCTCGCAGGCTTTACCGCAATGCCGGCAGTCCTGCAGGGGGCGGTCACCGTCCTGGGACTCGGCTTCGGGATCACCACCAACGCCGCGGTGAGCCTGATGCTGGATCTCACCGCCGCCGAGACGGCAGGCACGTTCATCGGCGCCTGGGGTCTCGCCCAAGCCATGTCCCAGGCGTTTGCCACCGTGGCGGGAGGCATTGTGCTCGATATTGCCCGGGGTGTGTTCGGGGTGCCGGTGCTCGCCTACGGCGCGGTATTCGCCCTCGAAAGCCTCGGGATGCTGGTGGCAGTCTGGTTGCTGTCGCGGGTGGATGTCGAGGAATTTCGCTCGGACACCGGTCGGGCAGTCGCTAAGGTGCTCGCAAGCGAAATGGACTCCTGAGCAATCTGGCTAGCCCGGCTCCTTCCATAACTCACGGTTTGCGGGCCTGCACCGTCTGCAGACTGCCTCCGGCCAATAGTTGCTGCTCGAGGGTGCTAA harbors:
- a CDS encoding BCD family MFS transporter; the encoded protein is MSSSDLSQLAGGIPAEHTLPKVGLLTMFRLGLFQMGLGIMSILTLGVLNRILIDVNLLAIPATLAGGVLAMYQFVAPARVWFGQRSDARPLFGYHRTGYVWLGAALFCLTSYLAVQVIWELSDSLRATGWSGATYGWVALLALAFAGYGLCISCSSTPFAALLVDVSDEDDRSKLVGIVWTMLMVGIVTGAITSASLLKGLTAETLRESINYLFTVVPAAVFGLALMALTGVEARYSRFSRRTVTVLREDRITLTSALRILTASRQTGVFFAFLLAMTVSLFMQQPILEPYGGEVFGMSVAESTRLNAFWGTGTLVGIPLAGFLIVPRLGKKRTARLGCLLVGACFGLVILAGFTAMPAVLQGAVTVLGLGFGITTNAAVSLMLDLTAAETAGTFIGAWGLAQAMSQAFATVAGGIVLDIARGVFGVPVLAYGAVFALESLGMLVAVWLLSRVDVEEFRSDTGRAVAKVLASEMDS
- a CDS encoding DUF29 domain-containing protein; translated protein: MDARTLYTQDFYRWTFEQAQLVRERRWDALDVEHVAEELEALGRSERRELRSRLEILTGHLLKWQFQPDERSDSWLDTIREQRSRIRLLLEDSPSLKPELDNLLERAYLDGLRLALKETGLEPALLPPDCPYTLDQLFDSGYLPSAR